A DNA window from Boseongicola sp. contains the following coding sequences:
- the rpoH gene encoding RNA polymerase sigma factor RpoH: MANYANLPAPTPEGGLNRYLQDIRKFPMLEPEEEYMLAKRWVEDQDTASAHKMVTSHLRLAAKIAMGYRGYGLPQAEVISEANVGLMQAVKRFDPEKGFRLATYAMWWIRASIQEYILRSWSLVKLGTTSAQKKLFFNLRKAKARIGALEDGDLRPEHVARIAHDLSVTETEVISMNRRMSGGDASLNATISADGEGAAQWQDWLEDEDADQASDYEAKDELDVRRELLTEAMSVLNEREQDILNQRRLQDAPVTLETLSGQYDVSRERIRQIEVRAFEKLQKKMQELAKEKGMLEPA; this comes from the coding sequence ATGGCTAACTACGCAAATCTCCCCGCACCGACGCCGGAAGGCGGGCTGAACCGGTATCTCCAGGACATTCGGAAGTTTCCGATGTTGGAGCCCGAAGAAGAGTACATGCTGGCAAAACGCTGGGTCGAAGATCAGGACACCGCGTCGGCCCATAAGATGGTGACTTCGCACCTGCGATTGGCCGCCAAGATTGCTATGGGCTATCGCGGCTATGGCCTCCCACAGGCCGAAGTTATTTCCGAAGCCAACGTCGGTCTTATGCAGGCCGTCAAACGGTTCGACCCTGAAAAGGGCTTCCGTCTGGCCACTTACGCCATGTGGTGGATCCGTGCCTCGATCCAGGAATACATCCTGCGGTCCTGGTCGCTGGTGAAGCTCGGCACAACGTCGGCGCAAAAGAAACTGTTTTTCAACCTGCGCAAGGCCAAGGCCCGCATCGGCGCGCTTGAAGACGGTGATTTACGCCCCGAACATGTGGCACGCATCGCGCACGATCTATCGGTGACCGAAACCGAAGTTATCTCAATGAACCGCCGGATGTCCGGTGGCGATGCCTCGCTGAACGCCACAATCTCAGCGGATGGTGAAGGTGCTGCGCAATGGCAGGATTGGTTGGAAGACGAAGACGCCGACCAGGCCAGCGATTATGAAGCCAAAGACGAACTTGATGTGCGTCGCGAGCTTCTGACCGAAGCCATGAGCGTGCTGAACGAACGCGAGCAGGACATCCTGAACCAGCGCCGTCTGCAAGACGCGCCGGTAACACTGGAAACGCTGTCCGGCCAATACGACGTCAGCCGTGAACGCATTCGCCAGATCGAAGTGCGCGCATTCGAGAAACTGCAAAAGAAAATGCAGGAGCTCGCAAAAGAAAAAGGAATGCTGGAACCAGCCTGA
- a CDS encoding RluA family pseudouridine synthase — translation MPVTTHHIVIGASPPSRLDKALARDVPEQAHLSRSRIAKLLTEGAVSKDGQIITDAKAKVIEGETFEIAVQEATDVETLPEDIPLTVIHEDDDLIVVDKPAGMVVHPAPGSYSGTLVNALLHHFGGNLSGVGGEKRPGIVHRIDKDTSGLLVVAKSDAAHHGLADQFAAHTVQRQYRAICFGLPSMGDPRLRGVPGVSFEPGNTIKITTHLARHKTDRQKQSVLFQGGRHAVTRFKVNETFGTSAAEVLCQLETGRTHQIRVHMAHIGHALIGDQTYGGRRKMSSDTPGAETAKTFPRQALHAETLGFLHPVNGQQTSFSSPLPQDISALRKALNPL, via the coding sequence ATGCCAGTCACAACCCATCACATCGTCATCGGCGCCTCGCCGCCGTCGCGCCTTGATAAGGCGCTGGCGCGCGATGTGCCAGAGCAGGCGCATCTTTCCCGGTCGCGCATTGCGAAATTGCTGACCGAAGGCGCGGTCTCAAAAGATGGCCAGATCATCACCGACGCAAAGGCCAAGGTGATCGAAGGCGAAACCTTCGAAATTGCAGTGCAGGAAGCGACCGACGTCGAAACCCTGCCCGAAGACATCCCTCTGACCGTGATCCATGAAGACGACGACCTGATCGTTGTCGATAAACCTGCCGGCATGGTGGTTCACCCTGCCCCCGGCTCTTATTCCGGCACCCTGGTCAACGCCCTTCTCCATCACTTCGGCGGCAATCTTTCTGGCGTTGGCGGTGAAAAACGCCCGGGCATCGTGCACCGCATCGACAAGGACACGTCCGGCCTTCTCGTTGTCGCCAAATCCGATGCGGCCCATCATGGATTGGCAGACCAATTCGCCGCCCACACCGTTCAGCGCCAATACCGGGCCATTTGTTTTGGCCTACCCAGCATGGGCGATCCACGTCTGCGTGGTGTGCCGGGCGTCAGTTTCGAGCCCGGAAACACAATCAAGATCACGACTCACCTCGCGCGCCACAAAACTGACCGTCAAAAACAGTCAGTTTTATTTCAGGGCGGCCGCCATGCAGTGACCCGCTTTAAGGTGAATGAAACATTCGGCACCTCCGCGGCCGAGGTTTTATGTCAGTTGGAAACTGGCCGCACGCATCAGATACGCGTTCACATGGCTCATATCGGACACGCGTTGATCGGTGATCAAACCTACGGCGGACGACGAAAAATGTCCTCGGACACTCCGGGTGCCGAAACGGCAAAAACCTTTCCTCGTCAGGCGCTTCACGCCGAAACTTTAGGTTTCCTGCACCCCGTAAACGGTCAGCAAACTAGCTTCAGTTCACCCCTGCCACAGGATATTTCGGCCCTCCGAAAAGCGCTGAACCCCTTGTGA
- a CDS encoding metallophosphoesterase, whose amino-acid sequence MSDAFSPLAVISDIHSNIAALNAVLSDIEQRGITRIANLGDSLSGPFDGAATAQRLMPLNLPTVGGNHDRQLIDRPKSEMGLWECWVIDTLTNDMLNWIRATPATLELGDIFLCHATPDSDEENWLDYRGPQHRLVARDLPDVVLRAGNVSAPVICCGHTHAPRLVHLPTGQLVVNPGSVGCPAYLDSRMDPNFIHQTGSPDARYAIVTKSNTGWSADLIAVPYDASEMAALARQKDAESWAQAVETGWIA is encoded by the coding sequence ATGAGCGATGCATTTTCCCCTCTCGCCGTTATCAGCGATATCCATTCCAACATCGCCGCACTCAATGCCGTTTTGTCAGACATCGAACAGCGCGGCATTACACGGATTGCCAACCTCGGCGACAGCCTCAGCGGCCCATTCGATGGTGCCGCAACCGCCCAGCGCCTCATGCCGCTAAACCTGCCCACGGTCGGCGGCAACCACGACCGCCAGCTCATCGACAGGCCAAAATCGGAAATGGGCCTCTGGGAATGCTGGGTGATCGACACGCTGACCAACGACATGCTGAATTGGATCCGCGCCACGCCCGCAACCCTCGAACTCGGCGACATCTTCCTGTGCCACGCAACACCCGACAGTGACGAAGAAAACTGGCTCGACTATCGCGGCCCCCAACACCGCCTCGTCGCGCGCGATCTACCCGATGTCGTTCTGCGTGCGGGAAACGTCTCCGCTCCCGTCATCTGCTGCGGCCACACCCATGCGCCGCGCCTCGTGCACCTGCCGACCGGCCAACTTGTTGTAAATCCCGGCAGCGTCGGCTGCCCGGCCTATCTCGACTCGCGGATGGATCCAAATTTCATCCACCAAACCGGCTCGCCCGACGCGCGTTATGCCATTGTCACCAAATCCAATACCGGCTGGTCAGCCGACCTGATCGCAGTCCCCTATGATGCCAGCGAAATGGCCGCCCTCGCCCGCCAAAAAGACGCCGAAAGCTGGGCTCAGGCGGTAGAAACCGGCTGGATCGCCTGA
- a CDS encoding GNAT family N-acetyltransferase — MSDQTETLDAIRSFNRSFTQRLSLLSRNYLDSDLSVTEARVLFEICTGPPATAREFAIRLDIDEGYLSRLLNGFDNHGWITRRRSQSDARKQDISATEAGQNALAPLHDKSRADITRRLAGRDLKGIARSMNALNVQISGIDLAAVQLRGLGPGDAGWLIQHHAEHYAASDGFDASFEALVAEVLAEFLRSPNQMDRAWIAHSDSLRLGSIFCVQTDTPKVAQLRLFYLTPPARGLGLGQRLLNACINHARNHGNHTLKLWTHETHRAATQLYKRSGFRMIASEPVHHFGQDCIQQNWELPLN, encoded by the coding sequence ATGTCTGATCAAACAGAAACACTCGACGCCATCCGCTCTTTCAACCGCAGCTTCACGCAGCGCCTGAGTCTCCTTTCGCGCAACTACTTGGACAGTGACCTCTCAGTGACCGAAGCCCGGGTGTTGTTTGAGATCTGCACCGGCCCACCAGCCACCGCGCGCGAATTCGCCATCCGTCTGGATATAGACGAGGGATACCTCAGCCGCCTCCTGAACGGCTTCGACAACCACGGCTGGATCACCCGCCGACGCTCACAGTCAGATGCCCGCAAGCAAGACATCTCCGCCACCGAAGCCGGTCAGAACGCGCTTGCCCCTTTGCACGACAAGTCGCGCGCAGATATCACGCGACGCCTTGCCGGTCGCGATCTGAAGGGCATCGCCCGAAGTATGAATGCGCTCAATGTCCAAATCAGCGGGATCGACCTCGCGGCCGTCCAGCTTCGCGGTCTCGGACCAGGAGACGCCGGCTGGCTCATACAACACCACGCAGAGCACTACGCAGCCAGCGATGGTTTCGATGCGTCCTTCGAAGCCCTTGTGGCCGAAGTCCTCGCCGAATTCCTGCGCTCACCCAATCAAATGGACCGCGCCTGGATCGCCCATTCTGACTCCCTGCGGCTGGGTTCGATATTCTGTGTCCAGACCGACACCCCCAAAGTCGCGCAACTACGTCTTTTCTATCTCACTCCACCTGCCCGGGGCCTTGGTCTTGGCCAACGTTTGCTCAACGCCTGCATCAACCACGCGCGCAATCACGGCAACCATACCCTGAAGCTCTGGACCCACGAAACCCATCGCGCCGCAACGCAATTATACAAACGCAGCGGCTTCAGGATGATCGCCTCAGAACCGGTCCACCATTTCGGTCAGGACTGCATCCAACAGAATTGGGAACTGCCGCTAAATTAG
- a CDS encoding MmcB family DNA repair protein: MPDDHPIKTLQPGQLLARGVCRHLVGHDFVTVEELIPTSGLRVDVMAMGPKGEVWIIECKSSRADFQTDNKWQGYLEWCDRFFWAVDEHFPTDLLPEDTGLIIADAYDAEILRMGPEDKLAGARRKVMLQKFARHAARRWHAARDPGISSSWGP; the protein is encoded by the coding sequence ATGCCCGACGATCACCCCATCAAAACTCTACAACCCGGCCAACTCCTGGCCCGTGGAGTATGCCGCCACCTCGTCGGTCATGATTTTGTGACTGTTGAAGAACTTATTCCAACGTCAGGTCTCCGGGTTGATGTCATGGCCATGGGTCCAAAGGGCGAGGTTTGGATCATCGAATGCAAATCCAGTCGCGCGGATTTCCAGACCGACAATAAGTGGCAAGGTTATCTGGAATGGTGCGATCGTTTCTTTTGGGCCGTCGACGAACACTTCCCAACCGATTTATTGCCCGAAGACACCGGTCTGATCATCGCCGATGCCTACGATGCTGAAATTCTGCGCATGGGACCGGAAGATAAACTTGCCGGGGCCCGCCGCAAGGTCATGTTGCAAAAGTTTGCACGCCACGCCGCACGGCGTTGGCACGCCGCTCGCGATCCCGGTATCAGCTCTTCCTGGGGCCCTTAG
- a CDS encoding metal-dependent hydrolase encodes MMQVQLASWNIRKCVGLDRRRDPRRIARVLSDLEADIVVLQEADRRLGRRPAALPHWLVKAETPYEPIDAVSNNVSLGWHGNAVLLGPEMRCEDVHRLQLSGLEPRGALLADVSGRGMSLRIVAVHLGLLRKSRQQQLLEIGSLLKNKEPRPTVVIGDFNEWSAKADFSGLGDFRVEAPGRTFHSARPVAALDRVAVGHGAALDSASVIETKTTRIASDHLPITATVSVAA; translated from the coding sequence ATGATGCAAGTTCAGTTGGCAAGCTGGAACATTCGCAAATGTGTTGGACTGGATCGCCGCCGCGACCCAAGGCGCATTGCGCGCGTTTTGTCTGATCTTGAGGCAGACATTGTCGTGTTACAGGAAGCAGATCGCCGTCTTGGGCGGCGTCCTGCGGCGTTGCCACATTGGCTGGTGAAGGCGGAAACGCCGTATGAACCGATCGATGCCGTCAGCAATAATGTGAGTTTGGGGTGGCATGGAAATGCTGTTCTGTTGGGGCCGGAAATGCGGTGCGAAGACGTGCATAGGCTGCAACTTTCCGGGCTTGAACCGCGTGGGGCTTTGCTGGCGGATGTATCCGGCAGAGGCATGTCACTGCGGATTGTGGCTGTGCATCTTGGGTTGCTTCGCAAGTCGCGGCAGCAGCAGCTTTTAGAGATTGGTTCGCTCCTAAAGAACAAGGAGCCGCGCCCGACCGTGGTAATCGGAGACTTTAACGAATGGTCGGCGAAGGCGGATTTTTCGGGCTTGGGGGATTTTCGCGTTGAAGCACCGGGGCGAACCTTCCACAGCGCCCGCCCGGTTGCGGCGCTGGATCGGGTTGCAGTTGGACATGGGGCCGCGTTGGACAGCGCGTCGGTTATCGAAACGAAAACCACGCGGATCGCGTCAGACCATTTGCCGATCACGGCGACGGTTTCGGTGGCCGCTTAG
- the pncB gene encoding nicotinate phosphoribosyltransferase — translation MVDIATRVWNHKWKIDPIVRSLIDDDFYKLLMCQSVFRNHPDTRVTFSLINRAKHIRLADMVDEGELREHLDHIRSLTLSRGESTWLRGNTFYGKRQMFRPDFMEWFENLRLPPYHLEIIDGQFELTFEGTWAEVMLWEIPALATLMELRGRAVLKELDKFELQVLYARAMTRVWEKVESLRDVPDLLLADFGTRRRHSFLWQDWCVQALSEGLGQSFVGTSNCLIAKSRDLEAIGTNAHELPMVYSALAETEEALADAPYRVLADWQEEHDGNLRIILPDTYGTEQFLANAPDWLAGWTGIRIDSGDPATGAEIAIRWWKERGEDPSEKLIIFSDGLDVDKIVDLNRQFAGRTRVSFGWGTMLTNDFRNLVPGDGLAPFSLVCKAVKANGNPTVKLSDNPNKAMGPADQIARYKRVFGVGEQAKQDVVV, via the coding sequence ATGGTTGATATCGCCACACGCGTCTGGAACCATAAGTGGAAAATCGATCCGATCGTGCGGTCGCTGATCGACGATGACTTCTACAAATTGCTGATGTGCCAGTCGGTTTTCCGCAATCATCCCGATACCCGCGTCACCTTCAGCCTGATCAATCGCGCCAAACATATCCGCCTGGCCGACATGGTCGACGAAGGTGAATTGCGCGAACATCTTGATCACATCCGTTCGCTTACACTCAGCCGCGGCGAAAGCACTTGGCTGCGCGGCAACACCTTCTACGGCAAACGCCAGATGTTCCGCCCCGATTTCATGGAGTGGTTCGAAAATCTGCGTCTACCTCCCTATCACCTTGAAATCATTGACGGACAGTTCGAACTGACCTTCGAAGGCACCTGGGCCGAAGTTATGCTTTGGGAAATTCCCGCACTTGCGACATTGATGGAATTGCGTGGCCGCGCCGTCCTGAAAGAGCTGGATAAGTTCGAACTGCAGGTCCTTTATGCCCGCGCCATGACCCGCGTTTGGGAAAAGGTCGAAAGCCTGCGCGATGTGCCCGACCTTCTACTGGCCGATTTCGGCACCCGCCGCCGCCATTCCTTCCTTTGGCAAGACTGGTGCGTGCAGGCGTTGTCTGAAGGTCTGGGCCAGTCCTTTGTCGGCACATCCAATTGTCTGATTGCGAAAAGCCGCGATCTCGAGGCAATCGGCACAAATGCCCATGAACTCCCCATGGTCTATTCGGCACTCGCCGAAACCGAAGAAGCCCTGGCCGACGCGCCCTATCGCGTCTTAGCTGATTGGCAAGAGGAACACGACGGCAACCTGCGCATTATTCTGCCCGATACCTACGGCACCGAACAGTTCCTGGCCAACGCCCCCGATTGGCTGGCCGGTTGGACAGGTATCCGCATCGATTCAGGCGATCCCGCAACTGGCGCAGAGATTGCAATCCGCTGGTGGAAGGAACGCGGCGAAGACCCATCGGAAAAGCTGATCATCTTTTCCGATGGCCTCGACGTCGACAAAATCGTCGATCTTAATCGCCAGTTCGCCGGGCGCACGCGCGTCAGTTTTGGTTGGGGCACGATGCTGACAAATGATTTCCGCAACCTTGTCCCTGGCGATGGCCTTGCTCCGTTTTCGCTTGTCTGCAAAGCCGTCAAAGCCAACGGCAACCCGACCGTCAAACTCAGCGACAACCCCAACAAAGCCATGGGCCCCGCAGACCAAATCGCGCGCTACAAGCGCGTTTTCGGGGTAGGCGAACAGGCCAAACAAGACGTCGTCGTTTAA
- a CDS encoding aminotransferase class I/II-fold pyridoxal phosphate-dependent enzyme — MSDKPQGFDTLQIHAGANPDPATGARQIPIYQTTAYVFKDADHAARLFNLQEVGYIYSRLTNPTVGTLAERITHLEGGAGGICCSSGHAAQLMALFPLMMPGCNIIASTRLYGGTYTQFTQTIKRFGWSCKFVDFDDLDAVRAAVDDDTRAIFCESIANPGGYITDLDAIGAIANDVGLPLIVDNTSASPYLCNPIKHGATLVVHSTTKYLTGNGTVTGGAVIDSGQFDWSASGKFPSLSEPEPAYHGLNFHGALGAMAFTFHSIAVGLRDLGMTMNPQGAHYTLMGIETLSLRMQKHVENAEKVATWLENDPRVGKVTYAGLESSPYYGRKDSICPKGAGALFTFAIKGGYDACVKLVDSVELFSHVANLGDARSLIIHSASTTHRQLSDEQRAAAGADPNVVRLSIGIEDPADIIADLDQALAKATA; from the coding sequence ATGTCCGACAAGCCACAAGGTTTTGATACGCTACAAATTCACGCCGGCGCGAACCCGGATCCAGCGACCGGTGCACGTCAAATACCGATCTATCAAACAACCGCTTACGTTTTCAAAGACGCTGACCACGCTGCGCGACTCTTCAATCTTCAGGAAGTCGGTTACATCTACTCCCGCCTGACCAACCCGACCGTTGGGACGCTGGCTGAGCGGATCACACATCTCGAAGGTGGCGCGGGTGGTATCTGCTGTTCCTCGGGTCACGCTGCGCAACTGATGGCGCTGTTCCCGCTCATGATGCCCGGATGCAACATCATCGCGTCTACACGCCTTTATGGCGGCACCTACACGCAGTTCACACAGACCATCAAACGCTTCGGCTGGTCCTGCAAATTTGTTGACTTCGACGATCTTGATGCTGTCCGCGCCGCTGTTGATGACGACACACGCGCCATCTTCTGCGAATCTATCGCCAATCCGGGCGGCTATATCACTGACCTGGACGCCATCGGCGCCATTGCAAATGATGTTGGCCTGCCACTGATCGTAGATAATACCTCTGCTTCGCCTTATCTCTGCAACCCGATCAAACATGGCGCAACACTGGTCGTCCATTCCACCACCAAATACCTGACCGGCAACGGCACTGTCACGGGTGGTGCCGTCATTGATAGTGGTCAATTTGATTGGTCGGCATCCGGCAAATTCCCCTCTCTGTCTGAACCGGAGCCCGCCTATCATGGCCTGAACTTCCACGGTGCACTGGGCGCAATGGCCTTTACGTTCCATTCCATCGCCGTCGGACTCCGCGATCTCGGTATGACGATGAACCCGCAAGGCGCGCACTACACGCTGATGGGCATCGAAACCTTAAGCCTTCGCATGCAGAAACACGTTGAAAACGCTGAAAAAGTCGCAACATGGCTGGAGAACGATCCTCGGGTGGGAAAAGTCACCTATGCCGGTCTGGAAAGCTCGCCGTACTACGGCCGCAAGGATAGTATCTGCCCGAAAGGTGCAGGCGCTTTATTCACCTTTGCGATTAAGGGTGGCTACGACGCCTGCGTGAAGCTCGTCGACTCGGTCGAGCTGTTCAGCCACGTCGCCAACCTCGGCGATGCACGGTCGCTGATTATCCACTCGGCCTCGACGACGCACCGCCAGCTTAGCGATGAACAACGCGCGGCGGCGGGAGCAGACCCGAACGTCGTTCGTCTGTCCATCGGCATCGAAGACCCGGCAGATATCATCGCTGATCTGGATCAGGCGCTGGCAAAAGCCACCGCATAA
- a CDS encoding glycosyltransferase, with amino-acid sequence MDQSLVPALLLFFLALVMPKWSPNAPLRTAIMVLGFTTLLVIYLHWRILETVLPANDISLRSAFVWIVFLAELWLWYETLQLDLILLKRTNRSAEADVHEARLRRTPPQVLPTVDVFIATYNEPEDVLEKTIAGALALDWPKDKLFIHVLDDGRRDWLAKYCTNRGVNHLLRSDNSHAKAGNINAAVKKTHADFILILDADFVPQNQMLMRAMGFFSNPKIGIVQMPHHFFNSTPLQTNMDMRSTLPDEQRFFFDVIQPGRDGWDCAFCCGSNGIIRRTALEEIGGAMPTDSITEDMLLTLAFLRLGYITRYLGERLAIGLAPETLDAYFVQRARWAQGGVQLLYVKNGPFGPGMTPLQRLFFNPSHWLSQSLCQPIAMATPAIFLLTGYPPLIDASLSEILSLQIPAVMAALIFMNFLAPENFRPSLRPSKRSCNRSA; translated from the coding sequence ATGGACCAGTCACTTGTTCCGGCGCTTTTGCTGTTCTTTCTGGCGCTGGTCATGCCCAAGTGGTCGCCAAATGCGCCGTTGCGCACGGCCATAATGGTGCTTGGATTTACCACCCTTTTGGTCATCTACCTACATTGGCGCATTCTCGAAACCGTGCTTCCGGCAAATGACATTTCACTTCGCAGCGCCTTTGTCTGGATCGTCTTCCTTGCCGAACTGTGGCTCTGGTATGAAACCCTGCAACTGGATCTCATCCTTCTGAAACGCACAAATCGATCCGCCGAAGCTGATGTCCACGAAGCGCGCTTGCGCCGCACACCACCCCAGGTATTGCCAACCGTCGATGTCTTCATTGCCACCTACAACGAACCCGAAGACGTGCTGGAAAAAACCATTGCCGGCGCATTGGCGCTCGATTGGCCAAAGGACAAACTTTTCATCCACGTCCTCGACGATGGTCGCCGCGATTGGCTTGCCAAATACTGCACCAATCGCGGGGTAAATCATCTACTACGCAGCGATAATTCCCATGCCAAAGCCGGAAATATCAATGCCGCCGTAAAGAAGACGCATGCCGACTTCATTCTCATCCTGGATGCCGATTTTGTGCCCCAAAACCAGATGCTTATGCGGGCGATGGGGTTTTTCAGCAACCCCAAGATCGGCATCGTCCAGATGCCGCACCACTTCTTCAACAGCACACCGCTTCAAACCAATATGGATATGCGCTCAACGCTACCAGACGAGCAGCGGTTTTTCTTTGATGTGATCCAACCCGGTCGCGACGGGTGGGATTGCGCGTTTTGCTGCGGGTCCAACGGCATCATTCGTCGCACTGCACTTGAAGAAATAGGCGGTGCGATGCCTACTGACTCCATCACCGAAGACATGTTGCTGACGCTCGCATTCCTGCGCCTTGGATACATTACCCGCTATTTGGGTGAGCGTTTGGCAATCGGTCTGGCCCCCGAAACGCTGGACGCCTACTTCGTCCAGCGCGCCCGTTGGGCCCAGGGCGGCGTCCAGCTGCTCTATGTCAAAAACGGCCCCTTCGGTCCGGGGATGACACCGCTCCAACGGCTGTTTTTCAATCCCAGTCACTGGCTCAGCCAATCCCTCTGCCAACCCATTGCCATGGCGACACCGGCGATCTTCCTGCTCACCGGATATCCGCCTTTGATAGACGCTTCGTTGTCGGAAATATTGTCGCTGCAAATTCCAGCCGTCATGGCGGCACTAATCTTCATGAATTTCCTGGCCCCCGAGAATTTTCGCCCATCGCTTCGACCGTCGAAGCGGTCTTGCAATCGTTCCGCCTGA